A genomic region of Pyrus communis chromosome 14, drPyrComm1.1, whole genome shotgun sequence contains the following coding sequences:
- the LOC137714722 gene encoding uncharacterized protein, which produces MKETAEETGSVPLKATEAAAEMKKPAEETGSVSTKATKVPVQLKRQTEEIAGASQKAAEIPGELKRPAEEIRIGSEKSIESAAELKKPAKENEAVPQKVVEIPRQLKRPAEEKGIGSEKSMGSAAELKKSTKESEATSQKAVEILRELKRPTEEKEIGSQKSIESAAELKKPAKESEAASQKTAEISRELKRPAEEIGMGSEKSIESATELKKPAKETKDASQKTSDPATNLNKQAKGSEDTSQKASEPGAVLKKTTEESGNVSQKATGVSSGGKTDNVAHNTTDGAIEVKKPIEKIVNVSTKATEVAPELKKTTTEATAELKKQVEEIKT; this is translated from the coding sequence ATGAAAGAAACAGCCGAAGAAACCGGAAGTGTACCATTGAAAGCAACTGAGGCTGCTGCAGAAATGAAAAAACCTGCTGAAGAAACTGGGAGTGTATCGACAAAAGCAACTAAGGTCCCAGTACAATTAAAAAGGCAAACTGAAGAAATTGCAGGTGCGTCACAAAAAGCAGCAGAGATTCCGGGAGAATTGAAAAGGCCGGCTGAAGAAATAAGAATTGGATCAGAAAAATCAATAGAGTCTGCAGCAGAATTGAAAAAACCAGCTAAAGAAAATGAAGCAGTGCCACAAAAAGTAGTAGAGATTCCGAGACAACTGAAAAGGCCAGCtgaagaaaaaggaattggCTCAGAAAAATCAATGGGGTCTGCAGCAGAATTGAAAAAATCAACTAAAGAAAGCGAAGCAACCTCACAAAAAGCAGTAGAGATTCTGAGAGAACTGAAAAGGCCaactgaagaaaaagaaattggatCACAAAAATCAATAGAGTCTGCAGCAGAATTGAAAAAACCAGCTAAAGAAAGCGAAGCAGCGTCACAAAAAACAGCAGAGATTTCGAGAGAACTGAAAAGGCCAGCTGAAGAAATAGGAATGGGATCGGAAAAATCAATTGAGTCTGCAACAGAATTGAAAAAACCAGCTAAAGAAACCAAAGATGCATCACAAAAAACATCAGATCCTGCTACAAATTTAAACAAACAGGCTAAAGGGAGTGAAGACACATCACAAAAAGCATCGGAGCCTGGTGcagttttaaaaaaaacaactgAAGAAAGTGGAAATGTTTCGCAGAAAGCAACTGGGGTTTCTTCAGGTGGAAAAACTGATAATGTAGCACATAACACTACTGATGGAGCTATTGAGGTGAAAAAGCCAATTGAAAAAATTGTAAATGTGTCAACAAAAGCAACGGAGGTTGCTCccgaattgaaaaaaacaaCTACTGAGGCTACTGCAGAATTGAAAAAACAAGTTGAAGAGATTAAAACTTGA